The region GGACCAGGATGGAGAACAGGTCGTCACGGGGGTTCGCACGCCGGTCGGCGATGACCTCCATCGTGAACGCCGTGTACGCCGCAAACGTGTCCATCAGCATCTGAACGGCCTGCTCGTCGAGGTGCGAGCTCAGCCCGCAGACCAGGTCGTCGGACCACTGCAGCAGCTTCTCGCGCTCGGTCGGCAGCACGCCGAGCATGTCGCCGATGACCGCCATCGGCAATGGCGCGGCGATGTCGCGGACGAAGTCGGCTTCACCGCGGTCGCACACCGCGTCGATCAGCGTGTCGCACAGCGCCTCGATCGACGGCAGCCGGTCCATCACGCGCTTGCGGGTGAACCCGGCGTTGACGAGCTTGCGCCGCAACAGATGTGCGGGATCGTCCATGTCGATCATGTAAGGCATGCCCGGCTGGTCCGGACGGATGCCGCCCGCGCTGGAGAACAGCTCGGGATTGCGCTCGGCGTCCAGCACCGCCTGATACGTGGTGGCCGCGGCCAGCCCGTTGCGATCCCGGAACACCGGCTGGTTGGCCCGCATCCACGCATAGGCCGCCCGGGCCGCGGCGCCGTCGGCGTAGAACCGGCCGTCGGCGAGGTCGACGTCGGGCTTGGTGGGGGCAACAGTCGTCACACAATCTCCTTGGCATCACCGAATGTCATGTCCACGTTGGCAGCCGAGCTCGACACCAGGGCCCTTTTCGGCAAACCCAGCGCGGCCAGTTCCGCGGCGTAGGGGTGGTCACCGAGTCGGATGTCGACGCCGCCGGGCCGGTACCGCACGCCCGTCATCCGCATCTCCCCCGGGGTCTCACGCGTCACGCCGTCGAGATGGGAGTACGTCGAGTGCACCTGCGGGCGCGCCGTGAACGCGGCGGGCACGGGCAGTCCCGGCGTGAAGTCCATGCTCACCGCCAACTGTCCGTCGATGCGCACGTCGAACCCGAACCGCCGCCCGTCACGGACATCTCCCGGATTGTCCGCTCCGCGGACGG is a window of Mycolicibacterium chubuense NBB4 DNA encoding:
- a CDS encoding cytochrome P450, which codes for MTTVAPTKPDVDLADGRFYADGAAARAAYAWMRANQPVFRDRNGLAAATTYQAVLDAERNPELFSSAGGIRPDQPGMPYMIDMDDPAHLLRRKLVNAGFTRKRVMDRLPSIEALCDTLIDAVCDRGEADFVRDIAAPLPMAVIGDMLGVLPTEREKLLQWSDDLVCGLSSHLDEQAVQMLMDTFAAYTAFTMEVIADRRANPRDDLFSILVHSEVEGSRMSDDEIVMETLLILIGGDETTRHTLSGGTEQLLRHQDQWAALVADERSREDHGRSSELLPGAIEEMLRWTSPVKNMCRTLTADTEFHGTSLKSGEKIMLMFESANFDESVFENPADFDIRRNPNSHLAFGFGTHFCLGNQLARLELKTMLTKVLERLPDMRLADENMLPLRPANFVSGLESMPVVFTPSARVLA